The genomic stretch TTTGAACGTATTGCCTCCTGAAATTTACAATTCACTCTTCAATGTCACTTTGATTTGACTGTCTCTGATGTCGATCATCAGCACGTGATCCTGACGCAACTGTTACCGATGTGGCCTGTCATATTCCTCCAAGCTCCGTCACTCAAAGCCCTTTGCGACTCCTACCTTTGACTCCCCATGTTCACTCTCACACTCCTCCTCAACCTTCAGCAAAACGTCGAGGACTTGTCTCTTGACCAAACCTTGGTATTTTTTGGGTAAGCGCTTCGTACTCTGACATACGCTGGCGAAGAATAAATCCAGCGAATCTTGATCGGCGTTACCGGGGTCCCAGATCTCTTGCTCCTGGTCTGATTGAACCTCGGTCTCGTCCATTTTGATATCTTCGCGGATTGCGTGCCTCTGGTTCCTGAAAGAAGTGTGATTATCTCATTTAAGTCGCCTacacaactggtggtaggacctcttgtattactggtagtaggacctcttgtgagtcctcgcgggtaggtaccgccaccttgcttatttctgccgtgaagcagtaatgcgtttcggtttgaagggtggggcaaccgttgtaactaactatacttgagaccttagaacttatatctcaaggtgggtggcgcattaacgttgtgaatgtctatcggctccagtaaccacttaacaccaggtggtctgtgagctcgtccacccatttaagcaataaaatttaaaaaaaaaaagactctcTGGTCGATGGTGCAGGTGATGCAGCCGTTGTTACAGCTTAAGTCAAAAAATCTTTAGTTGTATTGGAATTAAGCCCCTATTTAGACCAATGCCATGTATCACCAATAAACACGACGACGAATACCTCAAAACGTCTACTTGACACGTCATACGCACCTCCTCATGGTCATGTGAGGCAGAACAAACGCCATCCTACTCTGGTACTGCCACTTCTTGGAAGGAACACCAGCTTTTGTTGTGTCACCCCTTTTCATCCGCTTCAGGGCCTGACGCATAGAGTCCCTTAGGATCTTCCATTCTCGCTTAAGGACTTCACCTACAAGAAAATGTTGAGTAAGATTGGCTGTTTTGTTGGCGATACGCGACACTGACATCCAACCTACCTAGCCAGCCTATTAGTGGTAGGGTCTCTTGTGAAAccgcagtaatgagtttcgatttcaagggtggggctTTCTTCCCTGAAGCTGGCACACGTTTCAGCTTGTATTATTTAGTCAAGATACGAGAACGATCTTTAGGAATTAGAGGGCTCAATATAAATATTGGACGGTGCAGTTAGGTGAAGTCAGAACCCAAAATACTGGTTTTCAtatgcaatttttatttatttaattgtgttATCAGTTACCGGAGTCCCcgaagttctaatgtctcagttttcAGAGTTCAATGATTCAGTACCTCACTCTtaaaagcgaaacgcattattgctttacggcagaaatgggcagggtggtgataccgaCTCGTGCGGTCTCTCAAGATGTCCTACTGTCctaggtttgatttttattacacgatgttattcctttttaTGTCATGATGGAAGTCAGTCAAATTGGAATACCTACGTATtccaatagaaaaattggttcttgccggcgggattcgaacaccgatacatcgctatatacgaatgcacctggCGTCTTAtcctaggccacgacgactttcaatTTTTGCACCAtgctaattgaattaaattgaataaagtgACCTTTCAGATGAAATTACCAAAAGATGCATACATAAACaagcaaaattttatttgtttaatattaacacAATCTTAAGTGGTACTAAAATTGTTTATCCTCATCTGTCAGTATTGATAGTAACCCCACCCTTGCTGTTTAAGTTTACTAACTTAATCCTCCCACACTCCCACTTGCCTTCGGGTGAAATCCTACAATCCTCACGGCTGATTTGATATTACTCCGGCAGCCAGTCGCTAAATTGCAAGCTATCaactttttccctacctacttACTCGCCGGTAGCTTacggggctattccagttactcTCAAACTGTAGAATCAACTGTAAGTAAATATTACAGatcgcatttaaaaaaatagaaaacttaTTGTTTAATCTTGAAGCTAAACCACACAATAGTATCTTTGTCTTTGTTAGAAATTTGAATGATGATCATGTTCGGCAATATTGGATTTGCAAATTTAAGCCCGCATTTATCAAAATACAGAGCTTAAATAAGAGCTAAATAGATTGGTTTTAATCTAATAAGACAACTTAGGTAGTCAGCGCTCTGATAACTCTATGCTCTGAAATTTGGTACATAGGTtcagaataattttattttgtaaaatgctAAGTCCACTAATCTAAAACAATGCATGCAACAAAAATATAAGGTTCGTAACTCACTGTTAGCTCCCATGCGCTCGGATATCTCTAACCAGCATCGGTCTCGCACGTCGATGTCCCTATGATTTTCATGTTTCGTGTCCCACAAAACGGGGTATTTTTTGACTTCATCGATCAACCTTTCGCGATATTGTCTCGAGTTTGAGTTCATTATCAAAAAAACGCGACCACACGAAGCGAGGTCCAAGCGATACTGAGCGAGATGAAGCTATGGGCGACGTTGCCGCTCCGCAT from Bombyx mori chromosome 3, ASM3026992v2 encodes the following:
- the LOC100500750 gene encoding Bm8 interacting protein 2d-2; the protein is MNSNSRQYRERLIDEVKKYPVLWDTKHENHRDIDVRDRCWLEISERMGANSEVLKREWKILRDSMRQALKRMKRGDTTKAGVPSKKWQYQSRMAFVLPHMTMRRNQRHAIREDIKMDETEVQSDQEQEIWDPGNADQDSLDLFFASVCQSTKRLPKKYQGLVKRQVLDVLLKVEEECESEHGESKVGVAKGFE